The genomic interval attaatttgttcttttttcctgctgctagttgttttggttgttttaccATGGATGTCATCGCCAGCGTGGCGTTTGGCACTCAGATCGACTCTCAGAACAACCCAGACGATCCGTTTGTCCGCCACGCTCAGCTgttcttctccttctctttcttcaGGCCtctcatgttgtttttcagtatgttttataactttatcacctttgaatttatttgtagTAGCATCATTTTTATGACAGATATCTTGCCCTTTTTTGCCACAGTTGCTTTTCCCAAAATCATGGCTCCCATTGCGAGATTCATCCCAAACAAAAGGCGAGACCAGATGAACAGCTTCTTCATCAGCATCATTCAGAAGATCATACAGCAGAGAGAAGAGCAGCCTCCCAGTCAGGTGGGCGTTTCATGCTGTGCAACAAACGGAGGCTTGGGGCATTTTCATGGAGTTTTCATGTCTCATCAGCcacatttaggattttttttgtggaagaCGAAAAAATTAGTGCAGGTTTTTGTTGGGAATTAGAAGgagatatttttttacttttaaaaagcaaaaatatcccTAAAATATACGTTTGTTACCCCTAAATCCAGCAGAGTTAGGTTCTACAACATCCAAAGCTTGGAACAATTTCAAGATCTCTGACTCATTCATCATCTGACCATAGAGAAAGGACGGACCAACTGCAGATCCACCAAGACGTGAACGTCCAGCTAGACCAGCGGTCTGCAGCAGTTAGCATCCGGAGAGCCATTTGGACACGTAGTGCAGCTACATTAGACGCCTGGAGTcacaaaaaagtttgaattctgagaacaaaaaatatagaaaccagagaaataaagtcagaattccaagaatttttttttttgtcatcggCTCTAATTCTCTCCCgtagaaaatctaaaaaacgataaattgtttttcttccataatttttcataaaatcccagtgatATTTGGGGTTTGAGAATCTGAATGTGAGAAGTTCTGGTGGTGTGATTAACGTTTTAACAGCTTCCTGTTCTCCTGCTTTTCCTGATATCCTGAGGATTATGAGGCCTGTTTTCCTGCAGCGGCGTCGGGATTTCCTCCAGCTGATGCTGGACGCTCGAACCAGCAAAGAGAGCCTCCCTTTGGAGCACTTCGACACAGGGAACCCCTCGGAGGAGCTGGCATCCTGCTCGGATCAGGAAAACGAATCGGCTCACCAGGAGGAGTCGTCGGCCAGGCGTCCGCTGAGGAAGATGATGACGGAGGACGAGGTGGTTGGCCAGGCCTTCGTCTTCCTCCTGGCGGGATACGAGACCAGCAGCAACACGCTGGGCTTCACCTGCTACCTGCTGGCCATCAACCCCGACTGCCAGCGCAGAGTTCAGGACGAGGTCGACGAATTCTTCACCAGACATGTAAGCCTGTCCTGGTCCGGTTTGGGCTGGGCGACATgcctaaataaaatacagtgttttcttgatttcttttctaaaaaagaaattacaaataactggaaatattttcaaaaagtggctgTTATTTCAATGACTTGGACAACCGGGTATTAGGACCAGACTacaatcatttttgtttaattacaagaaagtagccataatattagcagaataaacgCACAGTTTTACCaggaaaatgtcttaaaattaagaaaaaatcatcttaaagagaaaaaagcttatacactgcaaaaacaaatgttttgtgtaaatatcttagtaagcttgaaataagacaaaactgcaTTACAAGCATCTCTTCATTAACATCAAAGGTCCAAACAAATGGAAGCTGTAAAACACGATGGCAGCTCTGCCCGTAGTGACATAATGTCAACacaaaaaccttcatttttgTGTGATAATATGGAACCGGCCCAGAACCAGCCCTGGTTCTGGTCCGATCAGgtcttcttccttctgctctGGTTTAAATGAATCTGTTTTCTAGGATTCACCGGATTACTCAAACGTCCAGGAACTGAAGTACCTGGACATGGTCGTGTGTGAAGCTCTGCGGCTCTACCCGCCTGGCTTCAGGTGAACTGTTGCTGATGTTCCAGGATATTTAcaggctttatgttgtttatttaaaaacataaagttgtaggaaaaaaggcaaaatgattCAGATtcataaaatctaaaagattttttttctcatcaagGTTTGCTCGAGAAATTGACCATGACTGTGTGGTGAACGGCCAGATTCTCCCCAAAGGAGCGACTCTGGAGATCCCAGCAGGATTCCTGCACTACGACCCGGATCACTGGACCGAGCCGGACCGGTTCATCCCCGAAAGGTACTTCAGAATTACTGATATTCATTAGCAAGactaaccaacattttgatgtgtaaatgACGGCACTTGGAAAATTGTAATGTAtcagttgttgatttttgtttttttatgatgtaaagcactttgatctgccatgttgctgaaatgtgtgacacaaataaaatttgactaggttttttatttttttaaatttgatgtaTTATCTCAACTCTCAACACTCTGTTCTCAGTCTTGTCAAGTGAAACCTGTCATCATCAGGATTAGTTCAAATTCAcgttccacatttttaaaattccatttgggtctcggctgcttgtaaaaacatatttattagtatctgcaaaaaaaaagccgtttaaaaatcttcagaatgTTACATTACAAATCCGCAGGCAcggcccgttacctagcaaacCAAGCAGAGTTTCacacgttacctagcaacacaagcAGTCCTCCAGCtggtttggtcagctggttttacctaTGTATGTGTTGCACAATGGCTGCTAGAAGAAACcagtattttgttgttgacttttcATCCAGAAGCCagttgctgcattcttgttggttgtgcaggaggctccacctctgcttttcaaaaatgtactgtAATTAGTACAATTAGTGTAATTAGTCTTCACCGTCTCCAGGTTTACACCGGAAGCGAAGGCGAGTCGTCACCCCTTCGTCTACCTGCCGTTCGGCGCCGGGCCGCGGAACTGTGTGGGGATGAGGCTGGCCCAGCTGGAGATCCGGATGGCTTTGGTCCATTTGTTCCACAGGTTCAACATCGAGGCCTGCTCCGCGACCAAGGTGGGTGGGAAAACGTTaggctgaaaatgaaaaacatgttttttcaaaagatttccagtatattttatgatatttgcattgaatttccacaacaaaagACACTAAAAGTGCTAGTAACCTGCTTTCAgatctgtttttcttattaGTCGGCCTGTCATGATGGCTCATTTTGATGGCAAAAAATTGTCCCacaagttattgtgataaacaataatattgttgttttgagaccattttcaagtaacagaATGctaatcaataaactttaaattctaatgaacatttaacactgcaactggaagacattttaaatacgcaaaataaataaaacagaaacaataaataaaatgaattatgaagtctgcAAACAAAACTGTCCCTCAAAAAAGGGCAAGTAGAAACAAATGAAGGTCAGTTTTGGTTGgacgagagaaaaaaaaccaaatcatgcaaatggaaattattgagcttttaatttatcatgaaattaattgatttattgcttagcCATTTCATACGCCATATTCTGtcctacagaaaaaaaaactaggatttttttatgtttctttattttaaatccaaaaaatagaaataaaattgttgtcttttttttttttaaatgactacatttatctaaaattatatgttgtcttttttcaaaACGTTGTGTGAAATTTGTAGCTCTAAACGAGATTCATTTGTCTGACCTGACAGTGAGAATGGTGTCAGATTATTCTAAAAACTACTTTGTGattgaatgaaatttaaataaacattctaaattgatttaaaaaattgccAGTTAATAATTTTCTTGCTTCCACGTTTGTGTTTCAGGTTCCTCTTGACCTGAAATCCTTCAGCACTCTGGGACCCAAAGATGGCATTTATGTGAAAATAACTCACAGAGGAGAAGCACAGAAAGATTCTCCATCAGATGATTAGAAGCTCAGCTGTGATCCTTCTGCACAGTAGAAATGTGACAAATAATAACAGACTGGCATTTTACCTGTTAAATTTACAATAGTGTCAGTagtttataaaactttaaattcaatgGTTACtgaatgttgaaaatgttgcaaTGTTGTTTATGTAAAATGAACTTGGGTCCAACAACTCGTCACATCTAATCAACGTTCTGATGGATCCACAGTTGATAGATTCTGCTTTAGAATTAATTCTAGCCCTgccataattattttaaatctaaaatgtgcTAGCTCTCTCAAACATGGCGGACCATAATATGAGTTACTGATGACATACAAGTTTTTCTTGATGTAAGAGATATTTCGGATCtacttgtgttttttacatacattttgtaaaatgttggaATTGAAACATTTGGTGACCTCTCTGTGAAGTTTATTAtcttaaaaggaaaacatttgcaCAATATGAGGGATTTACTTTTGattcattaaaatgttcttggtCAACAAGATGCACTGGAAAGAAATTACTCCTTGCAGTACTTGGATCAGTTTAAAAGATGATTTACCTGAtgttgttttgatatttctgTCATATCTGTTCTTGtcctctaatttattttttactcttattaAAGCAAGAGATTAATTCAGAGTTTACAGAGAATGCTCATGAGcatgtttttttgcattttctgcaaaaattgtttctatttgtgAACTTATTTTAGACTTTACCACCAGATGGCGCCAGATTATCacagaaccgcagcagctgtTCAACAAGGAGAAAGCTCAACTTGCTTTGTGTCGGTCTGCATCAGAGAGAGTCTGCTTTTTGGGTTGTGTGGAGAAAATGTAACtaattttgcaattttggttCCCAGTTGAACCGAGTCTACCTGGAACACGAAGCTTAAGATTAATTTCTTCAGGCTTTTAATACCACGACATTGTTTCCTATTTCTactgctgatttttctttttcttgtgatttttacTGGAGAGTGTTTTGATCACCTCAGTTGGTTGTTGAATGCTACATAAATCAATCAAccaattaatcaaaatgtttgtggtCATTAAGTTGATGTTCAAGGGGAATGAATACCTTTGAAAAGAAttgtaaataaagatttaaagcTCATTTTACACCTGCGACAAGGCgttggatgaaaaaaaagaggaagagcacatttttgccaaaaaaattgACTTTACAAATCtgaaagttctttttttttttgagaaaattcagCTTAATCTTAAAGTAATCTGAGTATTTCCatgcaactttttgtttttttattttatttattttggatgaaATTTACTCCTGCTGTTTTTCAATCTTTTAGATATTCCTCTCACACGGCAGCTTGGATCTGCTGCCTGGTTTTCTCCACATGGTGTCACTGCCAGCATTAAAGTCCCACCAAGTCCAACTCCAAACTGTAAGGCAACATTTTACAAGCCGCCCTGTTTCTCCTCTGGTTCCCTCCGCGGTGGGAAGACTCACATTTTGATTCACACTGCCTGTTTTATGAGCCAGCTGATAAAAGATACATGTGCTTGACCTCAGTATTGATGTTAGTCGGCATCAGAGTGACCAGGACCGGTACAGCCTGTGCAGAAAGCAGCACACAAGTCCTGCAAGAAGCATTAAAAGTGGAGCATTAGTAATGGGAAGACAAATGTTCCAGAAAGAGACGGTAAAATTCATCTTATGATGCCAATAAAACTCCTCGAATTGGATTGAGGGAGTGAAAATGAGtgggggaggaggtggaggaagacAACGCATGACAGATGGTGGGTAGAAGACAGAAATATAGGAAGAAAGGAGAGGGAGGGAAGGGCAGAGAGATGGAGCCGCAGACAGTAATCAAAATGGAAAGAGGGTGATCCAGTGCAGGAAGGGATGAGAGGAAGAGGGATAAAAGTGAAGGAGGAGCAGAGCTGCTCCTTCTGCAGTGCAGCTCAGGTCAGGGCCTCGGCTGCATCAACTCCCCCATGATTGATCGCTGCTTTGTCTCTCTGATTAAGATGCTTTGTCTGCTTTTATTGATATCTTGTGTTTTCCTCTGCAGTCCGCTCTCCTCTCTCTCGATTAAAATTCTCACTTCctttttactttcttcaaaGGTCAATATCATCTATTAGATGTAAATTTGCTGACTCTggtattattttcctaaaacaaGGAGAAAGCTCAACTTGCTTTGTGTCGGTCTGCATCAGAGAGAGTCGGCTTTTTGGGTTGTGTGGAGAAGATTTGAGCAGTCATCTGCTTACTTGCAGAAACTCGAAGACATCTCAAGCTGTGTTTGAACGCgacacaaatcagatttttcagcAACAACCTGAACGGATCAATTCAGATCTTTTCTCCTGCCcaaaattataatttgtgtCACTTCCATATGCTGAAttacatctgttttattttttaatcatctgcagtctgaacagtcATGCtacatttattataatttagCACCAGGTTTCACAGTGTTGCATATTTCATCAAAAGTTGAGTTTGTCATTCAAACGCGTTGAATTCGTTgttcttctgtaaaatggccgactacaaTTTCCATAAACGCTGCTTACGTTTGTCGCTCTAAAACCTCTGCGTTTTCGCTGACCTTCAAATTgggcaaattgaaattacaaaaataaatttgcttaatgaaaacacatcaAGTTTAGTCAAAAACT from Xiphophorus maculatus strain JP 163 A chromosome 2, X_maculatus-5.0-male, whole genome shotgun sequence carries:
- the tbxas1 gene encoding thromboxane-A synthase gives rise to the protein MEAAGDLLNLINMEASRISVTVGLFLIFLCLLYWYSVYPFSVLARCGIKHPKPVPFFGNIFHFRAGFFRPLTELIKAHGRVCGYYLGRRPVVVVADPDMLRSVMVRDFTSFPNRMKFLFATKPTTDSLLMLRNERWKRVRSILTPSFSAAKMKEMVPLINTAANALMKNLKVHADSGNSFDIHNCFGCFTMDVIASVAFGTQIDSQNNPDDPFVRHAQLFFSFSFFRPLMLFFIAFPKIMAPIARFIPNKRRDQMNSFFISIIQKIIQQREEQPPSQRRRDFLQLMLDARTSKESLPLEHFDTGNPSEELASCSDQENESAHQEESSARRPLRKMMTEDEVVGQAFVFLLAGYETSSNTLGFTCYLLAINPDCQRRVQDEVDEFFTRHDSPDYSNVQELKYLDMVVCEALRLYPPGFRFAREIDHDCVVNGQILPKGATLEIPAGFLHYDPDHWTEPDRFIPERFTPEAKASRHPFVYLPFGAGPRNCVGMRLAQLEIRMALVHLFHRFNIEACSATKVPLDLKSFSTLGPKDGIYVKITHRGEAQKDSPSDD